A single genomic interval of Saccharothrix saharensis harbors:
- the rfbB gene encoding dTDP-glucose 4,6-dehydratase — protein MRVLVTGGAGFIGSHYVREMVGGAYPAFADAEVVVLDKLTYAGNEANLAPVADSPRLTFVRGDICDRELVTDLMSRTDVVVHFAAESHVDRSISGSADFVLTNVLGTQTLLQGALEAGVAKFVHVSTDEVYGTIDEGSWTEDHILEPNSPYSASKASSDLLARSFFRTHGLPVCITRCSNNYGPYQFPEKVIPLFVTNLIDGRKVPLYGDGLNVRDWLHVDDHCRGIQLVLEGGRGGEIYNIGGGTELTNRELTERLLAATGRDWDSFVEPVTDRKGHDRRYSVDITKIGTELGYAPRVDFAEGLAATVQWYRDNRSWWEPLKQRAALAG, from the coding sequence ATGCGGGTTCTGGTGACGGGTGGGGCCGGGTTCATCGGCTCCCACTACGTGCGGGAGATGGTGGGCGGCGCCTACCCGGCCTTCGCCGACGCGGAGGTGGTGGTGCTGGACAAGCTCACCTACGCCGGCAACGAGGCCAACCTGGCCCCGGTCGCCGACAGCCCGCGGCTGACCTTCGTCCGGGGCGACATCTGCGACCGCGAGCTGGTCACCGACCTGATGAGCCGCACGGACGTGGTCGTGCACTTCGCCGCCGAGTCGCATGTGGACCGCTCGATCTCCGGTTCGGCCGACTTCGTGCTGACCAACGTGCTGGGCACCCAGACGCTGCTGCAGGGCGCGCTGGAGGCGGGCGTGGCCAAGTTCGTGCACGTCTCCACCGACGAGGTCTACGGCACCATCGACGAGGGCTCGTGGACCGAGGACCACATCCTGGAGCCCAACTCGCCCTACTCGGCGTCCAAGGCGTCGTCGGACCTGCTGGCGCGCTCGTTCTTCCGCACCCACGGCCTGCCGGTGTGCATCACGCGGTGCTCGAACAACTACGGTCCGTACCAGTTCCCCGAGAAGGTCATCCCGCTGTTCGTCACCAACCTGATCGACGGCCGGAAGGTGCCGCTCTACGGCGACGGCCTCAACGTCCGCGACTGGCTGCACGTGGACGACCACTGCCGCGGCATCCAGCTGGTCCTCGAAGGCGGCCGCGGTGGCGAGATCTACAACATCGGCGGCGGCACCGAGCTGACCAACCGCGAGCTCACCGAGCGCCTGCTGGCGGCCACGGGCCGTGACTGGGACTCGTTCGTCGAGCCGGTCACCGACCGCAAGGGCCACGACCGCCGCTACTCGGTCGACATCACCAAGATCGGCACCGAACTCGGCTACGCCCCTCGCGTGGACTTCGCCGAGGGCCTCGCCGCCACCGTCCAGTGGTACCGCGACAACCGCTCGTGGTGGGAGCCGCTGAAGCAGCGCGCGGCCCTGGCCGGCTGA